In Macadamia integrifolia cultivar HAES 741 chromosome 1, SCU_Mint_v3, whole genome shotgun sequence, a single window of DNA contains:
- the LOC122074329 gene encoding glycerophosphodiester phosphodiesterase GDPD1, chloroplastic-like, translated as MALKAVFVSDVPSLDQVPEHATTAIYSSRFSKGNDGGGRASLKWPKFSIIGHRGSGMNMLHSPDRRMQAIKENSILSFNTAGKFAVDFVEFDVQVTKDDCPVIFHDDFILTEENGQIFERRLTELTSAEFLSYGPKREPGNVGKTLLRKTKDGRIFNWKVEEDDAFCTLQEAFQKVTPSLGFNIELKFDDHIVYRDEELIHVLQAVLRVVFEFATERPIIFSTFQPDAARLIKLLQSIYPVYFLTNGGTEIYTDVRRNSLEEAVKLCLACGLQGIVSEVKAIFRNPATINMIREANLSLLSYGQLNNVPEAVYMQHLMGVDGVIVDLVKEITTAVSDYINPVKEGEEDGLSAGDGQIQIAERPKFSQREISFLLKLIPELIQV; from the exons ATGGCTCTTAAAGCCGTTTTTGTCTCCGACGTCCCCAGTCTCGATCAGGTGCCGGAGCATGCAACGACGGCGATCTATTCTTCTCGCTTCTCCAAAG GAAACGATGGAGGAGGCCGAGCTTCGTTGAAATGGCCAAAGTTTTCAATTATAGGGCACAGAGGGAGTGGAATGAATATGTTGCATTCGCCGGATCGGAGGATGCAAGCAATTAAAGAGAACTCCATTCTGTCCTTCAATACTGCCGGAAAGTTCGCCGTCGATTTCGTTGAATTCGATGTTCAG GTGACCAAAGATGACTGTCCAGTCATTTTCCATGACGACTTCATACTCACAGAAGAAAAT ggtcagATATTTGAAAGAAGACTCACAGAACTAACTTCAGCTGAATTCCTCAGCTATGGACCCAAAAGAGAGCCTGGAAAT GTTGGGAAAACTCTGTTAAGAAAAACTAAAGATGGCAGGATTTTCAATTGGaaagttgaagaagatgatgccTTCTGTACCTTACAAGAAGCATTCCAGAAGGTCACCCCTTCTTTGGGATTCAATATTGAGCTGAAATTTGATGATCACATTGTTTATCGAGATGAAGAGCTCATCCATGTCCTTCAAGCAGTCTTAAGG GTGGTGTTTGAGTTTGCCACTGAGAGACCCATTATTTTCTCAACCTTCCAGCCAGATGCAGCAAGATTAATCAAATTGTTGCAGAGCATCTATCCT GTGTACTTCCTGACAAATGGAGGAACTGAAATTTACACTGATGTGAGAAGGAATTCATTAGAGGAGGCTGTAAAGCTCTGCTTGGCATGTGGTTTGCAAGGAATTGTTTCAGAAGTTAAAGCTATCTTCAGAAATCCAGCAACCATTAACATGATCAGAGAAGCTAATCTTTCACTCCTAAGCTATGGCCAATTGAA TAATGTCCCAGAAGCTGTTTACATGCAACATCTAATGGGTGTGGATGGAGTGATAGTAGATCTGGTTAAAGAGATTACAACAGCAGTGTCTGATTACATCAATCCTGTAAAAGAGGGTGAGGAAGATGGCCTCTCTGCAGGGGATGGGCAGATTCAAATAGCAGAAAGGCCCAAATTCTCACAGCGTGAAATCTCTTTTCTACTGAAGTTGATACCTGAGTTGATACAGGTTTAA